The proteins below are encoded in one region of Bacillus vallismortis:
- the rhgW gene encoding rhamnogalacturonan lyase has product MRRSCLMNTRRKRMFTAVTLLVLLVMGASVCPVKAEGAARQMEALNRGLVAVKTDGGIFVSWRFLGTENASVSFNVYRDGQKLNASPVKTTNYVDKNGSAGSTYTVRAVVKGTEQAASEKASVWAQPYHSVPLDKPAGGTTPKGEAYTYSANDASVGDVDGDGQYELILKWDPSNSKDNSQDGYTGDVLIDAYKLDGTKLWRINLGKNIRAGAHYTQFMVYDLDGDGKAEVAMKTADGTKDGTGKVIGNANADYRNEQGRVLSGPEYLTVFQGATGKELVTTNFEPARGKVSDWGDSYGNRVDRFLAGIAYLDGQRPSLIMTRGYYAKSMIVAYNFRGGKLSKLWTFDSSQPGNEAFAGQGNHSLSIADVDGDGKDEIIFGSMAVDHDGKGMYSTGLGHGDALHTGDLDPSRPGLEVFQVHEDKNAKYGLSFRDAATGKILWGVHAGKDVGRGMAADIDPRYPGQEVWANGSLYTAKGIKIGSSAPSSTNFGIWWDGDLLREQLDSNRIDKWDYQNGVSKNVLTASGAAANNGTKATPALQADLLGDWREEVVWRTEDSSALRIYTTTIPTEHRLYTLMHDPVYRLGIAWQNVAYNQPPHTSFFLGDGMAEQAKPNMYTP; this is encoded by the coding sequence GGGCTTGTGGCGGTCAAGACGGATGGCGGGATTTTTGTCAGCTGGCGGTTTCTTGGCACTGAAAACGCATCTGTTTCGTTCAATGTGTACAGAGACGGGCAAAAGCTGAATGCTTCACCTGTCAAAACCACGAATTATGTGGATAAAAACGGATCGGCTGGCTCAACGTATACGGTGCGGGCTGTCGTAAAAGGAACCGAACAGGCGGCTTCTGAAAAAGCCTCTGTATGGGCGCAGCCGTATCATTCGGTCCCGCTGGATAAACCGGCTGGCGGCACGACGCCAAAGGGCGAAGCTTACACGTACAGCGCCAATGACGCCAGTGTTGGCGATGTGGATGGAGATGGGCAATACGAGCTGATCCTGAAATGGGACCCGTCAAATTCAAAGGACAACTCACAGGATGGCTATACGGGTGACGTGTTGATTGACGCGTATAAACTGGACGGAACGAAGCTATGGCGGATCAATCTCGGCAAAAACATCAGAGCGGGAGCGCATTACACCCAGTTTATGGTGTATGACCTTGATGGTGACGGAAAAGCGGAAGTGGCGATGAAAACGGCGGACGGGACAAAAGACGGCACGGGCAAAGTGATTGGTAATGCCAACGCTGATTACAGAAATGAACAGGGGCGTGTGCTCTCAGGGCCGGAATACTTGACGGTGTTTCAAGGTGCAACCGGGAAAGAGCTTGTTACAACAAACTTTGAACCGGCCCGCGGCAAAGTGTCGGATTGGGGGGACAGCTACGGCAACCGGGTGGACCGGTTTCTAGCTGGGATTGCCTACCTCGACGGACAGCGGCCGAGCTTGATTATGACGAGAGGGTATTATGCAAAGTCCATGATTGTTGCCTATAACTTCAGAGGCGGTAAACTTTCAAAGCTATGGACATTTGATTCCTCGCAGCCGGGAAATGAAGCGTTTGCCGGACAGGGGAATCACAGCCTGAGCATCGCCGATGTTGACGGAGACGGGAAAGATGAGATCATCTTCGGCTCAATGGCTGTAGACCATGACGGCAAAGGCATGTATTCGACTGGCTTGGGACACGGGGATGCCCTCCATACCGGGGATCTTGATCCGAGCCGGCCGGGTCTGGAGGTATTCCAGGTACATGAGGATAAAAACGCGAAATACGGCTTATCCTTCCGTGATGCGGCAACCGGTAAAATCCTTTGGGGCGTTCATGCGGGCAAGGATGTAGGCCGGGGCATGGCTGCTGATATCGACCCGCGTTATCCGGGACAGGAAGTATGGGCAAACGGTTCTCTTTACACAGCGAAAGGGATCAAAATCGGAAGCAGTGCCCCGTCCTCGACGAACTTCGGCATCTGGTGGGACGGCGATCTGCTGCGGGAACAGCTGGACAGCAACCGGATCGATAAGTGGGATTATCAAAACGGCGTATCGAAAAATGTCCTGACTGCATCAGGCGCGGCCGCCAACAACGGCACAAAAGCAACACCGGCGCTTCAGGCTGATCTGCTTGGGGACTGGCGCGAGGAAGTGGTGTGGAGAACAGAGGACAGCAGTGCGCTGCGCATTTACACGACGACCATCCCGACTGAGCATAGGCTGTACACGCTGATGCACGATCCTGTGTACCGGCTTGGCATCGCTTGGCAAAATGTCGCGTACAACCAGCCGCCGCATACAAGCTTCTTTTTAGGTGACGGCATGGCGGAACAGGCAAAACCGAATATGTATACACCTTAA
- the rhgX gene encoding rhamnogalacturonan exolyase → MKPKKRQMEYLTRGLIAVKTEQGVFVSWRFLGTDHETTAFHLYRDGTRITRKPIADSTNFLDQNGTADAVYQVAAVNKGREEKLSKEAPVWRENVLKVPLNKPEGGVTPDGKPYTYSANDASVGDVDGDGEYEIILKWDPSNSKDNAHDGYTGDVLIDAYKLDGTFLWRINLGRNIRAGAHYTQFMVYDLDGDGKAEIAMKTADGTIDGKGHIIGDEHADFRNEQGRILSGPEYLTVFKGETGEALTTVEYEPPRGKLEDWGDGYGNRMDRFLAGIAYLDGERPSLVMARGYYTRAVLVAYDFRKGRLKKRWLFDSNQPGHEAYAGQGNHSLSVADVDGDGKDEIIYGAMAVDHDGTGLYTTGLGHGDAMHVGDLDPSRKGLEVFQVHEDATKPYGLSLRDAGTGEILWGVHAGTDVGRGMAAHIDPNYKGSLVWGIDPPGNDGMSYGLFTSKGEKISDKAPASANFAIWWDGDLVRELLDHDWDGTVGRPKIEKWDAENRCLKTIFQPEGVLSNNGTKGNPVLQANLFGDWREEVIWRNEDSSALCIYTTTQLTGHRLYTLMHDPVYRLGIAWQNTAYNQPPHTGFYLGTGMKKPPKPALYIAGSKAEAPL, encoded by the coding sequence ATGAAACCAAAAAAGAGGCAGATGGAATACTTGACCAGAGGTTTAATTGCGGTCAAGACAGAGCAGGGCGTGTTTGTCAGCTGGCGTTTTCTCGGTACGGATCATGAGACGACGGCTTTTCACCTTTATCGGGATGGAACGCGGATCACCCGCAAGCCGATCGCGGACAGCACCAATTTTCTTGATCAAAATGGAACGGCGGACGCTGTTTACCAGGTGGCGGCTGTCAATAAAGGGCGGGAAGAAAAGCTTTCCAAAGAAGCTCCCGTCTGGCGGGAAAATGTCCTGAAGGTCCCGCTTAACAAACCGGAAGGCGGTGTGACGCCGGACGGAAAGCCTTACACCTATAGCGCCAATGATGCCAGTGTCGGGGATGTGGACGGGGATGGAGAATATGAAATCATCCTGAAGTGGGACCCGTCCAATTCAAAAGACAACGCCCATGACGGATATACCGGGGACGTGCTGATAGATGCCTATAAACTGGACGGCACCTTTTTGTGGCGCATCAATCTCGGCAGAAACATTAGAGCGGGCGCGCATTATACCCAGTTTATGGTGTATGACCTAGACGGTGACGGAAAAGCAGAAATCGCCATGAAAACAGCCGACGGCACAATAGACGGGAAAGGACACATCATTGGCGATGAGCATGCCGATTTTAGGAACGAACAGGGCAGAATCCTGTCCGGTCCGGAATATTTAACGGTGTTTAAAGGAGAAACCGGTGAAGCGCTCACGACCGTGGAATATGAACCGCCCCGCGGAAAGCTGGAGGATTGGGGAGATGGCTACGGCAACAGGATGGACCGTTTTCTCGCCGGGATCGCTTATTTGGACGGGGAGCGCCCGAGCCTTGTGATGGCGCGCGGCTACTATACGAGAGCGGTACTCGTGGCATACGATTTCAGAAAAGGAAGGCTCAAAAAACGCTGGCTATTTGATTCCAATCAGCCGGGCCATGAAGCGTACGCAGGACAGGGCAACCACAGCTTGAGTGTGGCGGACGTTGACGGAGATGGGAAGGATGAAATCATTTACGGCGCCATGGCGGTTGATCATGACGGCACAGGCTTGTATACAACGGGGCTCGGACACGGAGACGCGATGCATGTAGGGGATTTGGATCCTTCCCGAAAAGGGCTTGAAGTATTTCAGGTTCATGAGGATGCCACCAAGCCGTACGGTCTGTCGCTGCGTGATGCCGGAACCGGCGAGATTTTGTGGGGCGTTCATGCCGGAACTGACGTCGGCAGGGGCATGGCGGCTCATATCGACCCAAACTACAAAGGCTCGCTCGTCTGGGGAATCGATCCGCCGGGCAATGACGGAATGTCATACGGCCTTTTTACCAGTAAAGGAGAGAAAATCAGCGACAAAGCCCCGGCCTCAGCCAATTTCGCCATCTGGTGGGACGGCGACTTGGTCAGGGAATTGCTCGATCATGACTGGGATGGAACGGTCGGCAGGCCAAAGATTGAGAAATGGGATGCTGAAAACCGCTGCCTGAAGACGATTTTTCAGCCGGAAGGCGTGCTGTCCAACAACGGGACAAAAGGAAACCCTGTTCTTCAGGCCAACCTGTTCGGCGATTGGCGGGAAGAAGTGATATGGAGAAACGAAGACAGCAGCGCGCTTTGCATCTATACAACGACACAACTCACTGGCCACCGCTTGTACACGCTTATGCACGATCCTGTGTACCGGCTCGGC